A genomic window from Tolypothrix sp. PCC 7910 includes:
- a CDS encoding DUF3370 family protein, with product MLLPLILASLFTLPNSITLAFSDTQKYWANNCIQELGERKLITGYPNGSFRPEATVTRAEAAVLMLNAFPDAPIKRSATTFKDVPANYWANKAITTAYQKGFFSGYPGGIFQPNQAIPRAQIIGVVAGGKNYSPVSNPAQTLQQYFEDAAQIPNYAQSAISSATINSIVVNYPQVKQLKPLQSATRGEVAALMCRALNIYTVPPQYIAGVEVQPQEVRPLPGKLDNIPTFNSNSPELVNTEGILLSTFPPDGKQAPEAHLNYPFSGRFDVFAHHIVRAETSAQSRTVYQGIIVHNPGNEPVTLQVLHAASYLSTEAPFIALPDMVDNSQSTVYAGPGSRTMNDVLRGIRQSNFPEKLVIEPGKTQILANLPIPVQAPSSNGRTTMMRLASDRPIYLANLAKNSPTPPTVAEWQRLLDTGSLAGKRDPIPTPLDPPTEPTVFSRVAGVSQGAQWQANLTDNANVSELTIPQPGKAFAYPLGTVHLITLSTGQIQSAPMLKRYPDTAYFAHSNYGVEYNLTLPLRNNSNQSQIVTVSMHTPLKDEGGTNRLLFLKPRVEQIFFRGTVRVRYTDDNGEEKTRYVHLVQRRGQMGEPLATLKMLAGEKRQVQVDFLYPPDSTPPQVVTVRTEG from the coding sequence ATGCTTCTACCATTAATACTCGCCTCGCTTTTTACCTTACCCAACTCCATCACCCTCGCCTTTTCTGATACACAAAAATATTGGGCTAATAATTGCATTCAAGAACTAGGAGAAAGAAAATTAATTACAGGCTATCCGAATGGAAGCTTTCGCCCAGAAGCAACAGTTACACGCGCTGAAGCCGCAGTCTTAATGTTGAATGCTTTCCCCGATGCACCAATCAAACGCAGTGCTACTACATTTAAAGATGTACCTGCTAATTATTGGGCAAATAAAGCAATTACTACTGCTTATCAAAAAGGCTTTTTCTCTGGTTATCCTGGGGGAATTTTTCAACCTAACCAAGCAATTCCCCGCGCCCAAATTATTGGTGTTGTGGCTGGGGGTAAAAATTATAGTCCTGTATCTAACCCAGCCCAGACATTACAACAATATTTTGAGGATGCAGCACAAATTCCTAACTATGCTCAAAGTGCGATCTCATCCGCTACTATTAACAGTATTGTCGTCAACTATCCCCAAGTCAAACAGCTAAAACCCCTGCAAAGCGCTACCAGAGGCGAAGTTGCAGCTTTGATGTGTCGGGCGTTAAATATCTACACTGTACCCCCACAATATATTGCTGGCGTAGAAGTCCAACCGCAAGAAGTCCGCCCTTTACCAGGAAAACTTGATAATATCCCTACTTTTAATAGTAATAGTCCGGAGTTAGTAAATACCGAAGGAATTTTACTTTCTACCTTCCCTCCAGATGGTAAACAAGCTCCAGAAGCACACCTTAATTATCCCTTTTCTGGGAGATTTGATGTATTTGCCCATCATATCGTCAGGGCGGAAACTTCAGCCCAAAGCCGCACTGTTTACCAAGGAATTATTGTCCACAATCCAGGGAATGAACCTGTCACACTGCAAGTATTACACGCCGCCAGCTACCTTTCTACTGAAGCACCGTTTATTGCTTTACCGGATATGGTAGATAATTCCCAAAGTACAGTTTACGCTGGCCCTGGTAGTCGGACAATGAATGATGTACTACGAGGAATTAGACAGAGTAATTTTCCCGAAAAGCTGGTGATTGAACCAGGAAAAACGCAAATATTAGCTAATTTACCCATACCTGTACAAGCTCCCTCTTCTAATGGTCGCACAACAATGATGCGATTAGCGAGCGATCGCCCAATTTATCTGGCAAACTTAGCTAAAAATAGCCCTACACCCCCCACTGTGGCTGAATGGCAAAGGCTTTTAGATACAGGTAGTTTAGCAGGAAAACGCGACCCCATCCCCACCCCTCTCGACCCTCCCACAGAACCGACAGTATTTAGCCGCGTCGCTGGTGTCTCCCAAGGGGCGCAATGGCAAGCTAATCTGACAGATAATGCTAATGTGTCAGAGTTAACGATACCCCAACCGGGAAAAGCCTTTGCTTATCCTTTAGGCACTGTACATTTAATCACTCTCAGCACTGGACAAATACAGAGTGCGCCAATGTTGAAACGCTATCCTGATACGGCATATTTTGCTCACAGTAACTATGGTGTAGAGTATAATCTGACTTTGCCGTTACGTAATAATAGTAATCAAAGTCAGATAGTTACAGTATCAATGCATACACCATTAAAAGATGAAGGGGGAACCAATAGACTACTATTTTTAAAGCCAAGGGTGGAACAGATATTTTTTCGCGGTACTGTGAGGGTGCGTTACACCGATGATAATGGCGAGGAAAAGACGCGCTATGTACATTTAGTACAACGTCGGGGACAAATGGGTGAACCTTTGGCGACGTTGAAAATGTTAGCGGGAGAGAAGCGACAAGTACAGGTAGATTTTTTGTATCCTCCAGATTCTACGCCACCCCAGGTAGTGACTGTGAGAACGGAGGGGTAA
- a CDS encoding Uma2 family endonuclease: MVASPDSKYMTPQEYLEWEVRQEIKYEYIDGEVFAMTGGTLPHTTIALNLASALKSHLRGSPCLPYMADAKVGVSEKGPFHYPDVVVSCDERDKQAIQFLQYPCLIVEVLSPSTEAYDRGSKFTRYRRIETLQEYVLIDAEKIGVDCFRLNDRGIWELHPYEEGDEVHLTSVDFRFPIALLYENVQFPT; the protein is encoded by the coding sequence ATGGTTGCGAGTCCAGACAGCAAGTATATGACTCCTCAAGAATATCTGGAATGGGAAGTACGTCAAGAAATTAAATACGAATATATTGATGGTGAAGTTTTCGCCATGACTGGGGGTACTCTTCCCCATACAACCATTGCTTTAAACTTGGCTTCAGCTTTAAAAAGTCACCTGCGGGGAAGTCCTTGTCTTCCTTACATGGCGGATGCAAAAGTAGGTGTATCAGAAAAGGGGCCTTTTCATTATCCTGATGTTGTAGTGAGTTGCGATGAACGAGATAAACAAGCGATTCAATTTCTCCAGTATCCTTGTTTAATTGTGGAAGTCCTTTCTCCAAGTACAGAAGCTTACGATAGAGGTAGTAAATTTACGCGGTATCGCAGAATTGAAACTTTGCAAGAATATGTGCTGATTGATGCTGAGAAAATTGGTGTGGATTGTTTTCGGTTAAATGATAGAGGAATTTGGGAGTTACATCCTTATGAAGAGGGGGATGAAGTTCATTTAACCAGCGTTGATTTTCGCTTTCCCATAGCTTTGCTGTATGAGAATGTGCAATTTCCTACGTAG
- a CDS encoding HNH endonuclease — protein MNIHGKNINYYENLFSQIQRGQNSYTKHKKLSPYKPIFILSVIELIATNKLLENKINPNSSNYFNLKETFQKYLKIIGGEYKNQTGVFHQPFENLRNDKHKETGEQFWHLELKDDYARIEDIKDAEGRNRIKTEAKLKELVEYGRFDDELWEILQDTESRHYLVDVIIDTFFADENNTQIYDIINTFNEDAKSQNQDVGNPQEANKKYRTTKFLVRDSIFRKSVIRLYDCQCAVCRLRMKIKPMGLSRYKYMVDAAHIIPFSVTYNNQLSNGISLCKNHHWAFDNGCFSLDNSYSIILSNKLSEECLTSLESLNTIPLQDYHGQKIFLPLQEKYYPNLEALRWHRQIHNL, from the coding sequence ATGAATATTCATGGCAAAAATATAAACTACTATGAAAATTTATTTTCACAAATTCAGAGAGGACAAAATTCTTATACTAAGCATAAAAAACTTTCGCCGTATAAACCTATATTTATTTTATCTGTTATTGAACTAATTGCAACAAACAAGCTATTAGAAAATAAAATTAATCCTAACAGTTCCAATTATTTTAATTTAAAAGAAACATTCCAGAAATATCTCAAAATTATTGGTGGTGAATACAAAAACCAAACAGGAGTTTTTCATCAACCTTTTGAAAATCTGAGAAATGACAAACATAAAGAAACTGGAGAGCAATTTTGGCATTTAGAACTTAAAGACGATTATGCCAGAATTGAAGATATAAAAGATGCTGAGGGGAGAAATAGGATAAAAACAGAAGCAAAGCTTAAAGAACTAGTAGAATATGGACGATTCGATGATGAACTCTGGGAAATTTTACAGGATACAGAATCGAGACATTACTTGGTTGATGTAATCATCGATACATTCTTTGCTGATGAGAATAATACCCAAATATACGATATTATTAATACATTTAATGAAGATGCTAAAAGTCAAAATCAAGATGTAGGAAACCCTCAAGAAGCTAATAAAAAATATCGCACAACAAAATTTCTTGTCAGAGACTCTATTTTCCGTAAGTCAGTTATTCGCTTATACGATTGTCAATGCGCTGTTTGTAGGCTAAGGATGAAGATAAAGCCTATGGGTTTAAGCCGCTATAAATATATGGTGGATGCAGCCCATATAATTCCATTCTCTGTAACATATAATAATCAATTGAGTAATGGAATATCACTTTGTAAAAATCATCATTGGGCATTTGATAACGGCTGCTTTAGTTTAGATAATAGCTACTCAATAATTTTGTCCAATAAACTTTCTGAAGAATGTCTAACTTCATTAGAAAGTTTAAATACAATACCATTGCAAGATTATCATGGGCAAAAAATATTTTTACCACTTCAAGAAAAGTATTATCCAAATCTTGAAGCACTTCGTTGGCATCGACAGATACACAACCTATAG
- a CDS encoding DNA phosphorothioation-associated protein 4, producing the protein MAETGRIRVAKDKAELVKALTSSDGETGPFQTFADVIVFAAALGVKHKKRVPLGEISKREPSPIPQEQFIVRGYDTVINLIAIIETQDIQVLAFHDGNNNEQRNLLFEEYANGGLEILQAEVRGAVDYSERILLLLSMERDNNDPEQEEFNLSKFLNYQ; encoded by the coding sequence ATGGCTGAAACTGGCAGAATCAGGGTTGCAAAAGATAAAGCTGAGTTAGTCAAAGCTTTAACATCCTCAGACGGGGAAACAGGGCCTTTTCAAACTTTTGCTGATGTAATTGTGTTTGCAGCCGCTTTGGGTGTCAAGCATAAAAAGCGTGTTCCTTTGGGGGAGATTTCTAAAAGAGAACCATCGCCAATTCCTCAAGAACAGTTTATTGTCAGAGGATATGATACGGTCATAAATTTAATCGCTATCATTGAAACTCAAGACATCCAGGTTTTAGCTTTTCATGATGGCAACAATAATGAACAACGTAATCTTCTTTTTGAAGAATATGCCAATGGAGGTTTGGAGATATTACAGGCAGAAGTTCGAGGTGCAGTAGACTATTCAGAAAGAATTTTGTTGCTTTTAAGCATGGAAAGAGATAACAACGATCCAGAACAAGAGGAATTTAATCTGAGTAAATTCCTTAATTATCAATAG